The following proteins are co-located in the Desulfobacterales bacterium genome:
- a CDS encoding LamG-like jellyroll fold domain-containing protein, which translates to MLYVDGVFKFSYKEAGTWSTIESTTSPDPLLWYHVAVERDGETVSLYVNGVPEGSATFSGEVNSSSDGLVVGRHVTNVNNYYFSGHMDEIRVAKGTARFGGDFSDNLPNKPYLDMAAFIDGDSNGSYDDGETYADTIQAVIDEADANDEVYVLPGTYEEALSIPVGITLTSTDGAAATTLAGSGATPVTVAADGVTIDGFTLTNPDGTNVIHSAGNSSLTIRNNTITDVGTAATGSIHAIAVVGTATASTIAIEDNEFSNLGTEANDTGGASAIAVGWSNYSNDVSGLLIQNNTITHVRACTDPWVSGGPGGQGAYGILINLGGQTIAPQILNNTISDLEGWWSHAIGLEGDTPDALVQGNIISNLVDYKTGLDPSDPDAAGVMVEDNASADTVTITGNSFSDMSVGVRNNMVATVDAQGNWWGDTEPSDDVYNPGGGSVSYAPFWSQDYVADDHSGAWTWHVDGSGYIQDAVDKAEVLDGDTIYVDAGTYPEQVEVTKAVTLAGMNDPAGVDAAVVEGKVNIRVDGVTVSLLKITNTGGAGEQEGIFVGAPAGYTDYPAKTIEISNNLIDGVDTSATDVAAEGIHVKSYNEEQIDGINIIDNTIKNVSQPAYGANGIKLQADLNNVNVLRNTIENIHGAWSYGVVATPSGSELGFPKNVTIEENIFSGVTAETAEYACAVGLDTAGGGFEEETIPDATELEVHYNEFGDTYCGVVNKDLDEVLDAEYNDWGDPSGPYHDTENPDGTGAAVSDKVDFDPWLGGDNLYIKTDAETDPIEDSTGTHDVTSNGPVTVEAFGKDAAMAFDGSGDYLSVPASADWDFGAGDFTIDLWVNPVSVSGYNGLLSAFEWISGSTHDAYKLYIDDGVFTFDVRDEGTWTVLTGATPASAGAWYHVAAERDGDELTLYVNGLAEDSATFTGSVNSSSDGLVVGRHVTNVNNYYFSGHMDEIRVAKGTARFGGDFSDNLPNKPYLDMAAFIDGDSNGSYDDGETYADTIQAVIDEADANDEVYVLPGTYEEALSIPVGITLTSTDGAAATTLAGSGATPVTVAADGVTIDGFTLTNPDGTNVIHSAGNSSLTIRNNTITDVGTAATGSIHAIAVVGTATASTIAIEDNEFSNLGTEANDTGGASAIAVGWSNYSNDVSGLLIQNNTITHVRACTDPWVSGGPGGQGAYGILINLGGQTIAPQILNNTISDLEGWWSHAIGLEGDTPDALVQGNIISNLVDYKTGLDPSDPDAAGVMVEDNASADTVTITGNSFSDMSVGVRNNMVATVDAQGNWWGDTEPSDDVYNPGGGSVSYAPFWSQDYVADDHSGAWTWHVDGSGYIQDAVDKAEVLDGDTIYVDAGTYPEQVEVTKAVTLAGMNDPAGVDAAVVEGKVNIRVDGVTVSLLKITNTGGAGEQEGIFVGAPAGYTDYPAKTIEISNNLIDGVDTSATDVAAEGIHVKSYNEEQIDGINIIDNTIKNVSQPAYGANGIKLQADLNNVNVLRNTIENIHGAWSYGVVATPSGSELGFPKNVTIEENIFSGVTAETAEYACAVGLDTAGGGFEEETIPDATELEVHYNEFGDTYCGVVNKDLDEVLDAEYNDWGDPSGPYHDTENPDGTGAAVSDKVDFDPWLGGDNLYIKTDAETDPIEDSTGTHDVTSNGPVTVEAFGKDAAMAFDGSGDYLSVPASADWDFGAGDFTIDLWVNPVSVSGYNGLLSAFEWISGSTHDAYKLYIDDGVFTFDVRDEGTWTVLTGATPASAGAWYHVAAERDGDELTLYVNGLAEDSATFTGSVNSSSDGLVVGRHVTNVNNYYFSGHMDEIRVAKGTARFGGDFSDNLPNKPYLDMAAFIDGNSNGSYDDGETYGDTIQTVIDEAAATDEVYVLPGTYEEAFSIPVGITLTSTDGAAATTLAGSGATPVTVAADGVTIDGFTLTNPDGTNVIQSAGNSSLAIRNNTITDVGTVAPAGGSAHDIHAVAIVGNNADASTITIEDNEFSNIGTVENDWGSASAIGVGWTGQSYNVSGLVIQDNTISGVRASTEEWTGSDPQGQGAYGIIINLGAQTIAPQILDNTISDLEGLWAHAIGLEGDTPDALVQGNIISNLVDYKTALGDPDAAAVMVESNASADTVTITENSFTDLSVGVRNQMVATVDARGNWWGDTEPSDDVYNPEGGSVSYVPFWSEDYVDDDHSSPWTWQVDSSGYIQDAIDAASDGDTINVGPGDYAQNVGVTKEVTLQSTDGAGTTLITGTGTAERVSIDADNVTIDGFTITNPTGNNGITTAGFSYLTIKNNILADIGSSATSGNSHGVIITGSAYATDIVIQGNQFIQIHGGESGVCDAAAKSTNGSAKAIGVCCKDSAFNVDNLTIQNNIIADVNACTCDFDNGGKGAYGILLGLGANGNGGEVLNAKVIDNDITDLEGLWATGIGLEGPTPGAEVTGNTIDDLTDHKSGGGTPELDNDAAAVKYEDNADADSVLLEDNSFSNCEVGVRNLTSIVVDATNNWWGADNGPSSVGGGGASGSGVGVWSDVIYDPWIIKVTNFWINSEDKSASDPIVDVLNFHTVTSHGNVQHENPFGENSAIAYDGSGDYLSVPASADWDFGGEDFTIDLWVNPASVSGYNGLLSAFEWISGSTHDAYKLYIDDGVFTFDVRDEGTWTVLTGATPASVGAWYHVAAERDGDELTLYVNGLAEDSETFTGSANSSGAGLVVGRHITNLNNYYFSGHMDEIRVAKGTARFGGDFSTELPNDPK; encoded by the coding sequence ATGCTTTACGTAGATGGCGTGTTCAAGTTTTCCTACAAGGAAGCGGGGACGTGGAGCACCATTGAGAGCACCACCTCTCCGGATCCGTTGCTCTGGTACCACGTGGCGGTGGAGCGCGACGGAGAGACGGTTTCCCTGTACGTAAACGGGGTGCCCGAAGGTAGCGCCACATTCAGTGGCGAGGTCAATTCCTCAAGCGACGGCCTGGTGGTCGGCCGGCATGTGACCAATGTAAACAACTATTATTTCAGTGGCCACATGGACGAGATCCGGGTGGCCAAGGGCACGGCTCGATTTGGCGGTGATTTTTCGGATAATCTGCCGAACAAGCCGTACCTGGATATGGCCGCGTTTATCGACGGAGACAGCAACGGAAGCTACGATGACGGCGAGACGTATGCGGATACCATCCAGGCGGTGATTGACGAGGCTGATGCAAATGACGAGGTTTATGTCCTGCCGGGGACCTATGAAGAGGCCCTCAGCATTCCCGTTGGGATCACGCTGACCTCGACCGACGGCGCGGCCGCGACCACACTCGCCGGCAGCGGGGCCACGCCGGTAACAGTGGCTGCGGACGGGGTGACCATTGACGGGTTTACCCTGACCAACCCGGACGGCACGAACGTGATCCATTCGGCCGGCAACAGCAGCCTGACCATCCGGAATAACACGATTACGGATGTGGGGACGGCGGCCACCGGCAGCATCCACGCGATCGCCGTGGTGGGCACGGCAACAGCGTCAACCATTGCCATTGAGGACAACGAATTCAGCAACCTGGGGACAGAGGCCAACGATACGGGCGGCGCCAGCGCGATTGCGGTTGGCTGGTCGAACTACAGCAATGATGTTTCGGGCCTGCTGATTCAGAACAATACGATCACCCATGTCCGGGCTTGCACGGATCCGTGGGTGAGCGGCGGCCCCGGGGGCCAGGGGGCCTACGGCATCCTGATCAACCTGGGGGGGCAGACCATTGCGCCCCAGATCCTGAACAACACGATCAGCGACCTGGAGGGCTGGTGGTCGCACGCCATCGGTTTGGAAGGCGATACGCCTGACGCGCTGGTGCAGGGCAACATCATCAGCAACCTGGTGGACTACAAGACCGGCCTTGACCCAAGTGACCCGGATGCGGCCGGGGTGATGGTGGAGGACAACGCGTCTGCGGACACAGTGACGATAACAGGCAACAGCTTCAGCGACATGTCCGTGGGCGTTCGCAACAACATGGTGGCCACGGTGGATGCCCAGGGCAACTGGTGGGGAGACACGGAGCCGAGCGATGACGTGTACAACCCCGGAGGCGGCAGCGTCTCGTACGCGCCGTTCTGGAGCCAGGATTACGTGGCTGACGATCACAGCGGGGCGTGGACGTGGCACGTGGATGGTTCCGGCTACATCCAGGATGCGGTGGACAAGGCCGAGGTGCTCGACGGCGACACCATCTACGTGGATGCCGGCACCTATCCGGAGCAGGTGGAGGTCACCAAGGCCGTGACCCTGGCGGGCATGAACGATCCCGCCGGCGTTGATGCCGCAGTTGTGGAAGGCAAGGTGAATATCCGGGTGGACGGCGTGACGGTGAGCCTGCTCAAGATTACCAACACGGGCGGTGCCGGCGAGCAGGAAGGGATTTTCGTCGGTGCGCCGGCAGGCTATACGGATTACCCGGCCAAAACCATCGAGATCAGCAACAACCTGATTGACGGGGTGGATACTTCGGCCACTGATGTGGCTGCGGAAGGCATCCATGTCAAGTCTTACAACGAGGAGCAGATCGATGGAATTAATATTATTGATAATACGATTAAAAATGTTTCCCAGCCGGCTTATGGTGCCAATGGTATCAAGCTGCAGGCGGATTTGAACAACGTCAACGTTCTGCGCAATACCATAGAGAACATCCACGGCGCCTGGAGCTACGGGGTGGTGGCCACGCCGTCGGGATCCGAACTTGGTTTCCCGAAGAATGTGACGATCGAGGAGAACATCTTTTCCGGGGTCACGGCTGAGACGGCCGAGTACGCCTGCGCGGTGGGGCTGGATACAGCCGGCGGCGGCTTCGAAGAGGAGACCATCCCCGATGCGACGGAACTTGAAGTGCATTACAACGAGTTCGGCGACACGTATTGCGGGGTGGTGAACAAGGACCTGGACGAGGTGCTCGATGCTGAGTACAACGACTGGGGTGACCCGTCCGGGCCGTACCATGATACCGAGAACCCGGACGGTACCGGGGCAGCGGTTTCAGACAAGGTGGATTTTGATCCCTGGCTAGGTGGAGACAACCTCTACATCAAGACCGACGCGGAGACGGACCCGATCGAGGACAGCACGGGGACGCATGACGTGACGTCAAACGGGCCGGTCACAGTAGAGGCGTTTGGCAAGGACGCGGCCATGGCCTTTGACGGATCCGGGGATTACCTGAGTGTCCCGGCCAGCGCGGACTGGGATTTTGGTGCGGGTGATTTTACGATTGACCTGTGGGTGAATCCCGTTTCCGTATCCGGCTACAACGGCCTGTTGAGTGCCTTTGAATGGATTTCGGGCTCAACACATGACGCGTACAAGCTCTACATAGACGACGGCGTCTTCACGTTTGATGTCAGGGACGAAGGCACCTGGACGGTTCTCACGGGGGCCACTCCCGCCAGTGCGGGCGCGTGGTACCACGTGGCGGCGGAACGGGACGGGGATGAGTTGACGCTTTACGTGAACGGATTGGCCGAGGACAGCGCGACGTTTACCGGCTCGGTAAACTCCTCGAGCGACGGCCTGGTGGTCGGCCGGCATGTGACCAATGTAAACAACTATTATTTCAGTGGCCACATGGACGAGATCCGGGTGGCCAAGGGCACGGCTCGATTTGGCGGTGATTTTTCGGATAATCTGCCGAACAAGCCGTACCTGGATATGGCCGCGTTTATCGACGGAGACAGCAACGGAAGCTACGATGACGGCGAGACGTATGCGGATACCATCCAGGCGGTGATTGACGAGGCTGATGCAAATGACGAGGTTTATGTCCTGCCGGGGACCTATGAAGAGGCCCTCAGCATTCCCGTTGGGATCACGCTGACCTCGACCGACGGCGCGGCCGCGACCACACTCGCCGGCAGCGGGGCCACGCCGGTAACAGTGGCTGCGGACGGGGTGACCATTGACGGGTTTACCCTGACCAACCCGGACGGCACGAACGTGATCCATTCGGCCGGCAACAGCAGCCTGACCATCCGGAATAACACGATTACGGATGTGGGGACGGCGGCCACCGGCAGCATCCACGCGATCGCCGTGGTGGGCACGGCAACAGCGTCAACCATTGCCATTGAGGACAACGAATTCAGCAACCTGGGGACAGAGGCCAACGATACGGGCGGCGCCAGCGCGATTGCGGTTGGCTGGTCGAACTACAGCAATGATGTTTCGGGCCTGCTGATTCAGAACAATACGATCACCCATGTCCGGGCTTGCACGGATCCGTGGGTGAGCGGCGGCCCCGGGGGCCAGGGGGCCTACGGCATCCTGATCAACCTGGGGGGGCAGACCATTGCGCCCCAGATCCTGAACAACACGATCAGCGACCTGGAGGGCTGGTGGTCGCACGCCATCGGTTTGGAAGGCGATACGCCTGACGCGCTGGTGCAGGGCAACATCATCAGCAACCTGGTGGACTACAAGACCGGCCTTGACCCAAGTGACCCGGATGCGGCCGGGGTGATGGTGGAGGACAACGCGTCTGCGGACACAGTGACGATAACAGGCAACAGCTTCAGCGACATGTCCGTGGGCGTTCGCAACAACATGGTGGCCACGGTGGATGCCCAGGGCAACTGGTGGGGAGACACGGAGCCGAGCGATGACGTGTACAACCCCGGAGGCGGCAGCGTCTCGTACGCGCCGTTCTGGAGCCAGGATTACGTGGCTGACGATCACAGCGGGGCGTGGACGTGGCACGTGGATGGTTCCGGCTACATCCAGGATGCGGTGGACAAGGCCGAGGTGCTCGACGGCGACACCATCTACGTGGATGCCGGCACCTATCCGGAGCAGGTGGAGGTCACCAAGGCCGTGACCCTGGCGGGCATGAACGATCCCGCCGGCGTTGATGCCGCAGTTGTGGAAGGCAAGGTGAATATCCGGGTGGACGGCGTGACGGTGAGCCTGCTCAAGATTACCAACACGGGCGGTGCCGGCGAGCAGGAAGGGATTTTCGTCGGTGCGCCGGCAGGCTATACGGATTACCCGGCCAAAACCATCGAGATCAGCAACAACCTGATTGACGGGGTGGATACTTCGGCCACTGATGTGGCTGCGGAAGGCATCCATGTCAAGTCTTACAACGAGGAGCAGATCGATGGAATTAATATTATTGATAATACGATTAAAAATGTTTCCCAGCCGGCTTATGGTGCCAATGGTATCAAGCTGCAGGCGGATTTGAACAACGTCAACGTTCTGCGCAATACCATAGAGAACATCCACGGCGCCTGGAGCTACGGGGTGGTGGCCACGCCGTCGGGATCCGAACTTGGTTTCCCGAAGAATGTGACGATCGAGGAGAACATCTTTTCCGGGGTCACGGCTGAGACGGCCGAGTACGCCTGCGCGGTGGGGCTGGATACAGCCGGCGGCGGCTTCGAAGAGGAGACCATCCCCGATGCGACGGAACTTGAAGTGCATTACAACGAGTTCGGCGACACGTATTGCGGGGTGGTGAACAAGGACCTGGACGAGGTGCTCGATGCTGAGTACAACGACTGGGGTGACCCGTCCGGGCCGTACCATGATACCGAGAACCCGGACGGTACCGGGGCAGCGGTTTCAGACAAGGTGGATTTTGATCCCTGGCTAGGTGGAGACAACCTCTACATCAAGACCGACGCGGAGACGGACCCGATCGAGGACAGCACGGGGACGCATGACGTGACGTCAAACGGGCCGGTCACAGTAGAGGCGTTTGGCAAGGACGCGGCCATGGCCTTTGACGGATCCGGGGATTACCTGAGTGTCCCGGCCAGCGCGGACTGGGATTTTGGTGCGGGTGATTTTACGATTGACCTGTGGGTGAATCCCGTTTCCGTATCCGGCTACAACGGCCTGTTGAGTGCCTTTGAATGGATTTCGGGCTCAACACATGACGCGTACAAGCTCTACATAGACGACGGCGTCTTCACGTTTGATGTCAGGGACGAAGGCACCTGGACGGTTCTCACGGGGGCCACTCCCGCCAGTGCGGGCGCGTGGTACCACGTGGCGGCGGAACGGGACGGGGATGAGTTGACGCTTTACGTGAACGGATTGGCCGAGGACAGCGCGACGTTTACCGGCTCGGTAAACTCCTCGAGCGACGGCCTGGTGGTCGGCCGGCATGTGACCAATGTAAACAACTATTATTTCAGCGGCCACATGGACGAGATCCGGGTGGCCAAGGGCACGGCCCGGTTTGGCGGTGATTTTTCGGATAATCTGCCGAACAAGCCGTACCTGGATATGGCCGCGTTTATCGATGGAAACAGCAATGGAAGCTACGATGACGGCGAGACTTACGGGGACACCATCCAAACGGTGATTGACGAGGCTGCTGCAACTGACGAGGTTTATGTCCTGCCGGGGACCTATGAAGAGGCCTTCAGCATTCCCGTTGGGATCACGCTGACCTCGACCGACGGGGCGGCCGCGACCACACTCGCCGGCAGCGGCGCCACGCCGGTGACGGTGGCTGCGGATGGGGTGACCATTGACGGGTTTACCCTGACCAACCCGGACGGCACGAACGTGATCCAATCGGCCGGCAACAGCAGCCTGGCCATCCGGAACAACACGATTACGGATGTGGGCACCGTGGCCCCGGCCGGGGGATCGGCCCATGATATCCACGCGGTGGCGATTGTGGGCAACAACGCGGATGCCTCGACCATTACCATCGAGGACAACGAGTTCAGCAACATCGGCACGGTGGAAAACGACTGGGGCAGCGCCAGTGCCATCGGCGTGGGCTGGACGGGCCAGAGCTACAATGTGTCCGGGCTGGTGATCCAGGACAACACGATCTCCGGGGTCCGGGCGAGCACAGAGGAATGGACCGGTTCGGATCCGCAGGGCCAGGGGGCCTACGGCATTATCATCAATCTTGGGGCCCAGACCATTGCGCCCCAGATCCTGGATAACACCATCAGCGACCTGGAGGGTCTGTGGGCGCATGCCATCGGCCTGGAGGGCGACACGCCCGACGCGCTGGTGCAGGGCAACATCATCAGCAATCTGGTGGATTACAAGACGGCACTCGGGGATCCGGATGCGGCGGCCGTGATGGTGGAGTCCAACGCGTCGGCCGATACCGTGACGATCACCGAGAACAGCTTCACCGATCTTTCGGTGGGCGTGCGCAACCAGATGGTGGCGACGGTGGATGCCCGTGGCAACTGGTGGGGCGACACGGAGCCGAGCGATGACGTGTACAACCCCGAAGGCGGCAGCGTCTCCTACGTACCGTTCTGGAGCGAGGACTACGTGGACGATGATCACAGCAGTCCGTGGACGTGGCAGGTGGACAGTTCCGGCTACATCCAGGATGCCATTGACGCGGCTTCTGACGGCGACACCATTAATGTTGGTCCGGGAGATTACGCGCAAAATGTAGGGGTTACAAAGGAAGTCACGTTACAGTCAACGGACGGTGCCGGAACAACATTGATTACCGGAACGGGAACGGCTGAACGGGTCTCAATCGACGCGGATAATGTGACGATCGATGGGTTCACGATAACGAATCCCACCGGTAACAATGGCATTACAACCGCTGGATTCAGTTACCTGACTATAAAGAACAATATCCTTGCCGATATCGGGAGCAGCGCAACAAGCGGAAACAGCCATGGCGTGATAATAACAGGATCCGCCTATGCTACCGATATAGTCATTCAAGGCAACCAGTTCATTCAGATTCACGGAGGGGAATCGGGGGTCTGTGATGCGGCTGCCAAATCGACCAATGGAAGTGCCAAGGCAATCGGTGTTTGCTGCAAAGATTCTGCATTCAATGTTGATAATCTAACAATTCAAAACAACATTATTGCGGACGTAAATGCCTGCACCTGTGATTTTGACAATGGCGGAAAAGGAGCCTATGGCATACTCCTTGGTCTCGGTGCTAACGGCAACGGTGGTGAGGTCTTGAATGCCAAAGTGATTGATAATGACATTACTGATCTTGAAGGGCTTTGGGCAACAGGGATCGGCCTGGAAGGGCCGACGCCGGGCGCCGAGGTGACCGGTAATACGATTGACGACTTGACCGATCATAAATCCGGCGGCGGGACCCCTGAGCTTGATAATGATGCGGCAGCGGTTAAATATGAAGACAATGCTGACGCAGATTCAGTTCTGCTTGAGGATAACAGCTTCTCAAATTGTGAAGTCGGCGTAAGAAATTTAACCAGCATTGTTGTTGACGCTACCAACAACTGGTGGGGAGCGGATAATGGCCCCAGCAGCGTAGGCGGGGGCGGTGCCAGCGGTTCAGGCGTCGGTGTTTGGAGTGATGTCATTTATGATCCGTGGATCATTAAGGTGACTAATTTTTGGATTAATTCAGAAGACAAGAGCGCTTCGGATCCAATTGTAGATGTCCTCAATTTTCATACGGTCACCTCGCATGGCAATGTTCAACATGAAAATCCGTTCGGTGAGAATTCGGCCATCGCCTACGACGGTTCCGGAGATTACCTGAGCGTGCCGGCCAGTGCGGACTGGGATTTCGGCGGGGAGGATTTCACCATCGACCTGTGGGTGAATCCGGCTTCCGTCTCCGGCTACAACGGTCTGTTGAGTGCCTTTGAATGGATTTCGGGCTCAACACATGACGCGTACAAGCTCTACATAGACGACGGCGTCTTCACGTTTGATGTCAGGGACGAAGGCACCTGGACGGTTCTCACGGGGGCCACTCCCGCCAGTGTGGGCGCGTGGTACCACGTGGCGGCGGAACGGGACGGGGATGAGTTGACGCTCTACGTGAACGGATTGGCCGAGGACAGCGAGACGTTTACCGGCTCGGCAAACTCCTCGGGGGCGGGCTTGGTCGTCGGGCGGCATATCACGAACTTAAATAACTATTACTTCAGCGGCCACATGGACGAAATCCGGGTGGCCAAGGGCACGGCTCGATTTGGTGGTGATTTTTCCACTGAATTGCCCAATGATCCCAAGTAA
- a CDS encoding UPF0175 family protein, translating to MTMTKLTIEVPETAFAAFKQTPAEFVRAMKMTALVKWYEEGKISQSKAAEIAGISRQEFLEHLYEHKISPYQLAPEELIDEVG from the coding sequence ATGACCATGACGAAATTGACCATAGAGGTGCCGGAGACAGCGTTTGCGGCATTCAAGCAGACGCCGGCTGAATTCGTCCGGGCAATGAAAATGACAGCTCTTGTTAAGTGGTATGAAGAGGGCAAGATTTCACAGTCCAAGGCAGCCGAAATCGCGGGTATATCCCGGCAGGAGTTTCTTGAACATTTATATGAGCATAAAATTTCACCGTATCAGCTTGCCCCTGAGGAATTAATCGATGAAGTCGGATAA
- a CDS encoding DUF4926 domain-containing protein translates to MIKEHDRVILTEAIEEHGLEAGDIGAVVYVHGKGEAFEVEFVTLDGKTAAVLELESHQVRFATAREIPHARPLSAA, encoded by the coding sequence ATGATAAAGGAACACGATAGAGTCATTCTAACGGAAGCGATTGAAGAACATGGGCTTGAGGCTGGTGACATCGGAGCCGTAGTTTATGTTCATGGCAAAGGAGAAGCCTTTGAGGTGGAATTCGTGACCCTGGACGGAAAAACAGCCGCAGTCTTGGAGTTGGAGTCACATCAGGTGAGATTTGCAACTGCGCGAGAAATCCCCCACGCAAGGCCTCTCTCCGCTGCCTAA
- a CDS encoding ISAzo13 family transposase (programmed frameshift), which translates to METQQKEDLISQVKKRFELMAAHLSEKDKRIWAASEANTIGRGGDTIVCQATGMSRVTIGKGKKELTGKADGSKKRIRKSGGGRKRLVDKNPALIKDLDMLIDPLTRGDPESPLRWTCKSTYKLSEALRKRGHNVSQKTVYLMLQEMGYSMQANRKIKEGKQSPDRDAQFNFIYEQVKEFQGDGQPVISVDAKKKENIGQYKNTGMEWEPAGQPTDVNTYDFPDKEKGKACPYGIYDLTRNEGWVSVGISRDTAQFAVESIRRWWNEMGCFRYPGATRLLITADGGGSNGYRVRLWKKEVQSLVNELGITISICHFPPGTSKWNKIEHQMFSFMSKNWRGRPLDSLGTIVNLISNTTTQKGLKIEADIDDTQYEKGLKVGDDEMAQLNIERASFHGEWNYKIMPQEVMYTG; encoded by the exons ATGGAAACTCAACAGAAAGAAGATCTGATCAGTCAGGTGAAAAAAAGGTTCGAGTTGATGGCGGCTCATTTGTCAGAAAAGGACAAAAGGATATGGGCTGCATCAGAAGCCAATACAATTGGCAGAGGAGGAGATACCATTGTTTGCCAGGCAACAGGTATGTCACGTGTGACCATCGGAAAAGGAA AAAAGGAACTGACGGGTAAAGCAGATGGAAGCAAAAAACGCATACGTAAATCTGGGGGTGGGCGTAAGCGTCTGGTGGATAAAAATCCTGCATTGATTAAAGACCTTGATATGCTAATAGATCCGCTTACCAGAGGCGATCCGGAATCTCCTCTCAGATGGACCTGTAAAAGTACCTATAAACTATCAGAAGCCCTTCGTAAAAGAGGGCATAATGTGTCCCAGAAGACTGTGTATTTGATGCTTCAGGAAATGGGTTACAGTATGCAGGCCAATCGAAAAATTAAGGAGGGAAAACAAAGTCCGGATCGGGATGCACAGTTCAATTTTATATATGAGCAGGTAAAAGAGTTTCAAGGCGATGGTCAGCCTGTTATTTCAGTCGATGCCAAGAAAAAAGAAAATATTGGCCAATATAAAAACACCGGTATGGAGTGGGAACCCGCCGGGCAACCAACCGATGTGAACACATATGACTTTCCGGACAAAGAGAAAGGTAAAGCTTGTCCTTACGGTATCTATGATTTGACACGTAATGAGGGATGGGTAAGCGTCGGTATAAGTCGAGATACAGCACAATTTGCGGTTGAAAGCATTCGGCGTTGGTGGAATGAAATGGGCTGTTTCAGGTATCCCGGCGCTACCCGGTTGCTGATCACAGCAGACGGCGGTGGCAGTAACGGCTACCGAGTTCGTTTGTGGAAAAAAGAGGTTCAGTCTCTGGTAAATGAATTGGGAATTACGATCAGTATTTGTCATTTTCCGCCCGGGACAAGCAAATGGAATAAAATCGAGCATCAAATGTTTTCTTTTATGAGCAAGAACTGGCGGGGACGACCATTAGATAGCCTTGGGACTATAGTCAATCTGATTTCAAACACCACAACCCAAAAAGGCCTGAAAATAGAGGCTGATATTGATGATACGCAATATGAAAAAGGTCTTAAAGTTGGTGATGATGAAATGGCTCAGCTAAACATTGAGCGAGCGAGTTTTCATGGTGAATGGAATTACAAAATAATGCCTCAGGAAGTCATGTATACTGGATAA